A single region of the Pontibacter kalidii genome encodes:
- a CDS encoding cytochrome C oxidase subunit I gives MSAATTSNSPGKWVVLPHYAFAALAFVALSVLLLFSTDAFGGHYFHPKLLTLTHVAALGWATMLIFGALYQLLPVVLECRLYSEKLAVAAFAFLGVGSILLAWAFWNFELGWVLHVAACSLVIAFILFNINVAQTARKAPKWTVESDFIVTSAIWLLVTGLVGLLMAVNFTTPFLPVEHTHYLQLHAHIGMAGWFLLLIIGVGAKLIPMFLLAHHEDTKKLNWSYNLINAGLVLFIIDHLLFHTLLLPVYAALVVAGVALFLLYLREAAKTRQRQDIDLGMKQTFVALALLLLPLILVQVVSSRLALPQALLSSVYLVYGISVFLGFISALILGQTFKTLPFIVWMHAYEDYVGRFKTPLPKDIYSHALLRWQNISYLLGFILLVAGVLLGNEQVILAGAIGFTITSLLYTANVFHLLLHKAHDLKPFTYGNTKAA, from the coding sequence ATGAGCGCTGCCACTACATCTAACTCGCCAGGAAAATGGGTTGTGCTGCCGCACTACGCGTTTGCCGCCCTGGCATTTGTGGCCCTGAGCGTGCTGCTGCTTTTCTCCACCGATGCCTTTGGCGGCCATTATTTCCATCCCAAACTGCTCACGCTGACACATGTGGCGGCGCTGGGCTGGGCGACCATGCTCATCTTCGGGGCGCTGTACCAACTGCTGCCGGTGGTGCTGGAGTGTAGGCTGTACTCTGAGAAACTGGCCGTAGCCGCCTTCGCCTTCCTGGGCGTGGGGTCCATCCTCCTGGCCTGGGCCTTCTGGAACTTTGAGCTGGGCTGGGTGCTGCACGTGGCGGCCTGCAGCCTGGTCATCGCCTTTATACTTTTTAACATCAACGTGGCGCAAACCGCCCGCAAGGCCCCCAAATGGACCGTGGAGTCCGACTTTATCGTTACCTCGGCTATCTGGCTGCTGGTAACCGGGCTGGTGGGGCTGCTGATGGCGGTGAACTTCACGACGCCCTTCCTGCCGGTGGAGCACACGCACTACCTCCAGCTGCACGCCCACATCGGTATGGCCGGCTGGTTTCTGCTGCTCATCATCGGGGTGGGGGCCAAACTGATCCCGATGTTTCTGCTGGCGCACCACGAGGACACTAAAAAACTTAACTGGTCCTACAACCTCATTAACGCGGGGCTGGTCCTCTTTATCATCGATCACCTGCTCTTTCATACATTGCTGCTGCCGGTATATGCGGCGTTGGTGGTGGCTGGCGTGGCGCTCTTCCTTTTATACTTGCGAGAGGCCGCCAAAACCCGCCAGCGCCAGGACATTGACCTGGGCATGAAGCAGACCTTTGTGGCACTGGCCCTGCTTTTGCTGCCGCTTATACTGGTGCAGGTGGTGAGCTCGAGGCTGGCGCTTCCGCAGGCGCTGCTATCATCCGTCTACCTGGTCTATGGTATCTCGGTCTTCCTGGGGTTCATCTCCGCGCTCATACTGGGGCAAACCTTTAAAACACTGCCCTTCATTGTATGGATGCACGCGTACGAGGATTATGTGGGCCGCTTTAAAACGCCGCTCCCCAAAGATATTTACAGCCATGCCCTGCTGCGTTGGCAAAACATCAGCTACCTGCTCGGGTTTATACTTTTAGTGGCGGGTGTGCTGCTCGGCAACGAGCAGGTGATACTTGCCGGGGCCATCGGTTTTACCATTACCTCCCTGCTGTACACGGCCAACGTGTTCCATCTGCTGCTGCATAAAGCTCACGATTTAAAACCTTTTACCTATGGAAACACAAAAGCTGCCTGA
- a CDS encoding DUF2249 domain-containing protein has protein sequence MQIAANTKISALIKENPAAIEAIASINRHFEKLRNPLLRKVLASRVTIADAARIGGCDVERFYDKLRPLGFAVSEETTNKGMKVTPPIPATTEMPAFLAQLPEERLLQLDVRADIASGSDPFRKIMDAVDGIDENNALQIINTFEPTPLIAILQKKGYDYFTDTKSADLIYTYFWLGNAAEATAGESIKPAGNNFEEALAGFAGKVKRVDVRHLEMPQPMITILGELENLPADEALYVVHKRVPQFLLPQLQERGCKVAINEVGPNEVYLLISRALERDA, from the coding sequence ATGCAGATAGCAGCCAACACCAAGATATCAGCCCTGATAAAAGAGAACCCGGCTGCCATTGAAGCCATTGCCAGTATAAACCGGCATTTCGAGAAGCTGCGCAATCCGCTGCTGCGCAAGGTGCTGGCCTCCAGGGTAACCATTGCGGATGCCGCCCGCATCGGAGGCTGCGACGTGGAGCGTTTTTATGACAAACTGAGGCCGCTGGGCTTTGCCGTAAGCGAGGAGACAACAAACAAAGGCATGAAAGTGACACCCCCCATACCCGCTACTACCGAAATGCCGGCTTTCCTGGCTCAGCTGCCCGAAGAGCGCCTGCTGCAGCTGGACGTGCGCGCGGATATCGCCTCCGGCAGCGACCCGTTTCGGAAGATAATGGACGCCGTGGATGGAATAGACGAAAACAACGCGCTGCAGATCATCAACACGTTTGAGCCCACACCGCTCATCGCTATCCTTCAAAAGAAAGGCTACGACTACTTTACCGATACAAAGTCGGCAGACTTGATTTATACTTATTTCTGGCTCGGGAACGCAGCTGAGGCTACGGCAGGGGAAAGTATAAAGCCTGCCGGAAACAACTTTGAGGAGGCCCTGGCCGGGTTTGCCGGCAAGGTGAAACGCGTGGATGTGCGCCACCTCGAAATGCCGCAGCCCATGATCACCATTTTGGGCGAGCTGGAAAATCTGCCGGCCGACGAGGCGCTGTATGTGGTGCACAAGCGGGTGCCGCAGTTCCTATTGCCGCAGCTGCAGGAGCGTGGTTGTAAGGTGGCCATAAACGAAGTCGGACCGAACGAAGTATACTTGCTTATTTCCAGAGCGCTGGAAAGAGATGCTTAG
- a CDS encoding hemerythrin domain-containing protein, whose product MKKTMAPQKRDKSLVPLSREHHFGLLFCWKLRQGLKNGTDLEVMRTYVLYFWNNILREHCQEEEWLLERLLPHDDTQRARLQEEHRLIQALVELIEQGSRMNRDLFKVLEQDLVDHIRWEERDLFPYLQAVAHSDDLELAGQLLSHKHDPRVDTFTPEFWINKAGKE is encoded by the coding sequence ATGAAAAAGACGATGGCACCCCAGAAAAGGGACAAAAGCCTGGTTCCGCTGTCACGGGAGCACCACTTTGGGCTGCTGTTTTGTTGGAAGCTGCGCCAGGGGCTGAAGAACGGGACGGACCTGGAGGTGATGCGCACTTACGTGCTTTACTTCTGGAACAACATCCTCAGGGAGCACTGCCAGGAGGAAGAGTGGCTGCTGGAGAGGCTGCTGCCCCACGACGATACGCAACGGGCAAGACTGCAGGAGGAGCACCGCCTGATTCAGGCACTCGTGGAGTTGATAGAGCAGGGTAGCCGCATGAACAGGGACCTGTTTAAAGTGCTGGAGCAGGACCTGGTAGATCACATCCGCTGGGAAGAACGCGACCTGTTCCCCTACCTGCAGGCCGTGGCGCATTCGGATGACCTGGAGCTGGCCGGGCAGCTGCTGAGCCACAAGCACGACCCGCGCGTGGACACGTTTACACCGGAATTCTGGATAAATAAAGCCGGGAAAGAATAG
- the ric gene encoding iron-sulfur cluster repair di-iron protein, translating into MAMTQTIETLDVTVLEPRMKHPTIFQWFDNLKGGEAFIIHNDHDPKPLYYQLLGERGNVFKWEYLEQGPEVWEVRISKLTPEEGETVGELVAKDFRKAQVFKKYGIDFCCGGKKSVKQVCAEKGISQDELEAELLAMDEAEKAREAEYDKWDLGFLADYIVNMHHTYVRESIPALYEYTTKIARVHGSRHPELLEVVKHFTNVANELEAHLPKEERVLFPYIKQLEEAKKNGVKLDTAAFGSVQNPINMMEMEHENAGSELEKIRELTNGYTLPADACATYTVAFKKLKEFEDDLFRHIHLENNILFPKAIEMEKEVLK; encoded by the coding sequence ATGGCAATGACACAAACAATAGAAACACTGGACGTAACCGTACTGGAGCCACGCATGAAGCATCCAACCATTTTTCAGTGGTTTGATAACCTGAAAGGGGGAGAGGCCTTCATCATTCACAACGACCACGACCCGAAGCCGCTGTACTACCAGCTGCTGGGCGAGCGCGGCAACGTGTTTAAGTGGGAGTACCTGGAGCAGGGTCCGGAGGTATGGGAGGTACGGATCTCCAAGCTGACGCCGGAGGAAGGAGAGACCGTGGGCGAGCTGGTGGCCAAAGACTTCCGTAAGGCGCAGGTGTTCAAGAAGTATGGCATCGACTTCTGCTGCGGCGGTAAGAAATCCGTGAAGCAGGTGTGCGCCGAGAAGGGCATCAGCCAGGATGAGCTGGAGGCAGAGCTGCTGGCCATGGATGAGGCCGAGAAGGCGCGCGAAGCAGAGTATGATAAGTGGGACCTGGGCTTTCTGGCCGACTACATCGTGAACATGCACCATACCTACGTGCGGGAGTCCATCCCCGCCCTCTATGAGTACACCACCAAGATTGCCCGCGTGCACGGCAGCCGCCACCCGGAGCTGCTGGAGGTGGTAAAACACTTCACCAACGTGGCCAACGAGCTGGAGGCCCACCTGCCGAAGGAGGAGCGTGTGCTGTTCCCATACATCAAGCAGCTGGAAGAAGCCAAGAAGAATGGCGTGAAGCTGGATACGGCGGCTTTCGGTTCTGTTCAGAACCCGATCAATATGATGGAAATGGAGCACGAGAACGCCGGCTCTGAGCTGGAAAAGATCCGTGAGCTGACCAATGGCTATACCTTGCCTGCCGATGCCTGCGCTACCTACACGGTTGCTTTCAAGAAGCTGAAGGAATTCGAGGATGACCTCTTCCGCCACATCCACCTGGAGAACAATATCCTGTTTCCGAAGGCGATTGAGATGGAGAAGGAAGTGTTGAAATAA
- a CDS encoding vitamin B12-dependent ribonucleotide reductase, translated as MKKPATGTGLPFSRHFTKQGQSAYEQFDYELRSSTIRNPSGDVVAELQGVEVPAQWSQIATDILAQKYLRRAGVPQPDGSTGSEKSVKQVVHRLVNCWQQWGLKYGYFRKQDDAQVFYDELVYMLLGQYTAPNSPQWFNTGLYASYGIAGKAQGHFYVDPATGELRESDSAFEHPQPHACFILSVEDDLAQKGGIMDLLVQEARIFKYGSGVGTNFSSIRGKNEPLSGGGSSSGLMSFLKVSDRAAGAIKSGGTTRRAAKMVSLDLDHPEIEEFINWKKDEEKKVAALIAGGYASDYEGEAYQTVSGQNSNNSVRVPNSFFAALDKNADWHLTARTDGSVLKSIPARQLWRQVAEAAWACADPGVQFDTTINEWHTSPAEGKIQGSNPCSEYMFLDNTACNLASLNLMRFFDTEKQEFDVAAFAHACRLWTVVLEISVLMAQFPSEVVAQRSYDYRTIGLGYANLGALLMVQGLPYDSDAARAMAAGITSLMTGVAYKTSAEMAAVLGAFAKYEQNKESMLRVIRNHRHASYNEAGKYENLSIKPVGLNQQLCPPHLLQAAQHAWDEALAQGEKYGYRNAQATVIAPTGTIGLLMDCDTTGVEPDYALVKYKKLSGGGYFKIINQSIPVALQKLGYTLEQREAIVNYAKGHGTFAGAPHINPETLLKKGFLPEEVAQLEAALPKAYDVASLFSVYTLGADCLERLGYTSAKYNHPQFNLLQALGFTARQIDEANSYVCGTMTVEGAPFLKPEHYPVFDCANRCGNKGTRFIKAEGHIYMMAAVQSFISGAISKTINLPNEVSVEDVARCYELSWELGLKACSLYRDGSKLSQPLTSKSSQTEEKGEPEETSAPVSADEKYNAEQVLQAAQSILADSANEVFRQELARMVERRKMPDKRTGFTQKAKIDGHTVYVRTGEYPDGSLGELFIDMYKEGASFRSILNCFAISVSLGLQYGVPLEEFVNRFTFTRFEPAGRVEHPNIKSATSVFDYVFRLLGYEYLNRTDLVHVKPEEREIMAAEALPQTVSEPPVAAPASNGKSYKVVSQSRTVLMEQTQQVLANMMGDAPACNVCGHITIRSGTCYKCLNCGNSLGCS; from the coding sequence ATGAAAAAACCAGCCACAGGCACCGGCCTCCCTTTCTCCCGCCACTTCACCAAGCAAGGCCAAAGCGCCTACGAGCAGTTCGACTACGAGCTCCGCTCCTCCACTATCCGTAACCCATCCGGCGATGTGGTGGCCGAGCTGCAGGGCGTGGAAGTACCGGCGCAATGGTCGCAGATAGCCACCGACATCCTGGCCCAGAAATACCTGCGCCGCGCCGGCGTGCCGCAACCCGATGGCAGCACCGGCTCCGAGAAGTCGGTGAAGCAGGTGGTGCACCGCCTGGTAAACTGCTGGCAGCAGTGGGGCCTGAAGTATGGCTACTTTAGAAAGCAGGACGATGCACAGGTGTTCTATGATGAGCTGGTATACATGCTGCTGGGCCAGTACACCGCGCCCAACTCGCCGCAGTGGTTTAACACGGGCCTCTATGCCTCTTATGGGATAGCAGGAAAAGCGCAGGGCCACTTTTACGTGGACCCAGCCACCGGCGAGCTGCGCGAGTCGGACTCGGCGTTTGAGCACCCGCAGCCGCATGCCTGCTTTATACTTTCGGTGGAGGACGACCTGGCCCAGAAAGGCGGCATTATGGACCTGCTGGTGCAGGAGGCGCGCATTTTCAAGTATGGCTCGGGCGTGGGCACGAACTTCTCCAGCATCCGGGGTAAAAATGAGCCGCTATCCGGTGGCGGCAGCTCCTCAGGCCTGATGTCATTCCTGAAGGTGAGCGACCGCGCGGCCGGGGCCATCAAGTCGGGCGGTACCACACGCCGGGCAGCCAAAATGGTAAGCCTGGACCTGGACCACCCGGAGATAGAGGAGTTCATCAACTGGAAAAAGGACGAGGAGAAAAAGGTGGCAGCGCTGATTGCCGGCGGCTACGCCTCCGATTACGAGGGCGAGGCGTACCAGACCGTGTCGGGCCAGAATTCCAACAACTCGGTACGCGTGCCCAACTCCTTTTTCGCTGCGTTGGATAAAAACGCAGACTGGCACCTGACCGCCCGCACCGACGGAAGCGTCCTCAAATCCATACCTGCACGCCAGCTGTGGCGGCAAGTGGCCGAGGCTGCCTGGGCCTGCGCCGACCCGGGCGTGCAGTTTGACACCACCATCAACGAGTGGCACACCTCCCCGGCCGAGGGAAAGATCCAGGGCTCCAACCCCTGCTCGGAGTACATGTTCCTCGACAATACCGCCTGCAACCTGGCCTCGCTGAACCTGATGCGCTTTTTTGATACCGAAAAGCAGGAGTTTGACGTGGCCGCCTTTGCCCACGCCTGTCGCCTCTGGACGGTGGTGCTGGAGATTTCGGTGCTGATGGCGCAGTTCCCCTCCGAGGTTGTGGCGCAGCGCTCCTACGACTACCGCACCATCGGGCTGGGTTATGCCAACCTGGGCGCTTTGCTGATGGTACAGGGCCTGCCTTACGACAGCGACGCCGCCCGTGCCATGGCCGCCGGCATCACTTCTCTGATGACGGGCGTTGCCTATAAGACTTCCGCCGAGATGGCCGCCGTACTGGGTGCCTTTGCCAAGTATGAGCAGAACAAGGAAAGTATGCTGCGCGTGATCCGCAACCACCGCCACGCCAGCTATAATGAAGCCGGCAAGTATGAAAACCTAAGTATAAAACCTGTTGGGCTGAACCAGCAGCTTTGCCCGCCACACCTGCTACAGGCTGCGCAGCACGCCTGGGACGAGGCCCTGGCGCAGGGCGAGAAGTACGGCTACCGCAACGCGCAGGCCACCGTGATCGCGCCTACCGGCACCATTGGCCTGCTGATGGACTGCGACACCACCGGCGTGGAGCCCGACTACGCGCTGGTAAAGTATAAAAAGCTGTCCGGGGGCGGTTATTTCAAGATCATCAACCAATCCATACCAGTGGCGCTGCAGAAGCTGGGCTATACGTTGGAGCAGCGCGAAGCGATCGTGAATTACGCCAAAGGCCACGGCACCTTTGCCGGTGCCCCGCACATCAACCCGGAGACCTTGCTGAAAAAAGGCTTCCTGCCGGAGGAGGTCGCGCAATTGGAGGCGGCCCTGCCGAAAGCCTACGATGTGGCCTCGCTGTTCAGTGTGTACACCTTGGGGGCGGATTGTCTGGAAAGGTTGGGCTATACGTCGGCAAAGTATAACCATCCGCAGTTTAACCTGCTGCAGGCGCTTGGCTTCACGGCCCGGCAGATAGACGAAGCCAACAGCTACGTGTGCGGCACCATGACCGTGGAGGGCGCCCCTTTCCTGAAGCCGGAGCATTACCCGGTGTTCGACTGCGCCAACCGCTGCGGCAACAAGGGCACGCGCTTTATCAAGGCCGAGGGCCATATTTACATGATGGCGGCCGTGCAGTCCTTTATCTCCGGGGCTATCTCCAAAACCATCAACCTGCCAAACGAGGTGAGCGTGGAGGACGTGGCCCGCTGCTACGAGCTGTCGTGGGAGCTGGGGCTGAAGGCCTGCTCTCTTTACCGCGACGGCAGCAAGCTCTCGCAGCCGCTTACCTCCAAAAGCAGCCAAACGGAGGAGAAGGGTGAGCCTGAGGAGACGAGCGCCCCTGTATCCGCCGACGAGAAGTATAACGCCGAGCAGGTGCTGCAGGCAGCCCAATCCATCCTGGCCGATTCTGCCAACGAAGTTTTCCGGCAAGAGCTGGCGCGCATGGTGGAGCGCCGCAAAATGCCTGACAAGCGCACCGGTTTCACGCAAAAAGCCAAGATTGACGGCCATACCGTGTACGTGCGAACCGGAGAGTACCCCGATGGCTCGCTGGGGGAGCTGTTTATCGACATGTATAAGGAGGGCGCCTCGTTCCGATCCATCCTCAACTGCTTTGCCATCTCGGTGTCGCTGGGGTTGCAGTATGGCGTGCCGCTGGAGGAGTTCGTGAACCGCTTTACCTTTACCCGCTTCGAGCCGGCCGGCCGCGTAGAGCACCCCAACATCAAATCGGCCACCTCGGTGTTCGACTACGTGTTCCGGCTGCTGGGCTACGAATATCTCAACCGCACCGACCTGGTGCATGTGAAGCCGGAAGAGCGGGAGATCATGGCTGCTGAGGCACTGCCCCAAACTGTAAGTGAGCCCCCGGTAGCAGCACCGGCCAGCAATGGTAAAAGCTACAAGGTAGTATCCCAGAGCCGGACCGTGCTGATGGAACAAACGCAGCAGGTGCTCGCCAACATGATGGGCGACGCGCCGGCCTGCAACGTCTGCGGCCACATCACCATCCGCTCCGGCACCTGCTACAAATGCCTCAACTGCGGCAATAGCCTCGGTTGCAGCTAG
- a CDS encoding group III truncated hemoglobin gives MTQKQDILTLDDVKLLVDTFYTRVRADALLGPIFDERIQDRWARHLDIMYRFWQTVLLEELTYQGSPGAKHITLPVGAEHFDRWISIFYATLDELFSGEKAEEAKWRAQKMADMFASKIEYYKQHSGRSIL, from the coding sequence ATGACGCAAAAACAAGACATTCTTACCCTGGATGACGTGAAGCTGCTGGTAGACACCTTTTATACCCGCGTGCGGGCTGATGCGCTGCTGGGGCCGATCTTCGACGAGCGGATACAGGACCGCTGGGCGCGCCACCTCGACATCATGTACCGCTTCTGGCAAACGGTGCTGCTGGAGGAACTTACCTACCAGGGCAGCCCCGGCGCAAAGCACATCACGCTGCCTGTGGGTGCCGAGCACTTCGACAGATGGATCTCGATCTTCTATGCCACGTTGGACGAACTGTTTTCCGGCGAAAAGGCAGAGGAGGCGAAATGGCGCGCACAGAAAATGGCCGATATGTTTGCCTCCAAGATCGAGTACTACAAGCAACACAGCGGCAGGTCGATTCTGTAA